Sequence from the Cuniculiplasma divulgatum genome:
TCAGGGATGCTTTCTTCTCTATGGTGGACATAAATGAATCAGCACTTGCAAGATGCTGGATCACGTTCCTGTCTGCTCTGGACTGCAGAAATGATGTGAGAGACAGAATAAAAAATGGGGTCGTGACAATCATCACCAGCCCTGCAAATGAGAGAATGACTATATAGATGAAATAGGCAGACGGGATCAGAGTAACAAGGACTGATGAAATAAGCAGAATATCGACGGCGAAGAGCACGTACGCAGTCCCACCCAGAATCAGCTTCCTGGCAACGCCGTTTTTTCTGGAATAATATGCTTCAAGAAGGACTGCATCAATCTGGTATGTATCCAGCTGCTGTATTGCATCCTCCTTCAGCATGACGTGCCATTCCTTTCCGTTGGAAGTTTCTGCATATGAACGCATTATTTTCTTGTGGGAAATGTAAACGTCATGGTGACCTCCATCATCTTCGCCAATGAGGCTGTGCAGCCTTTCAGTGTATTCATGGCTCAAGTCATCCGGATTGAGAACCGCGGGCTTTCCAATCCTGTAAAGCAGATATGCAGGAACTGCCAGTATGACAGCGTCTATGGGAATGAAGAGTAACAGCCTGTTCACTGTTCCATGAGCAGAAAGAATGTAAACCGCAGATCCAATGAACGTGAATGAAAGAACCGAAGCCAGCAGGTAGATGCGGAGCCTGATGTGCTGAATTGTTTGACTGCGGCCAAACTTCAGCATGACAAAAGCCACTGCCAGGGAAAAGGGAAGAGCCAGAACAACGCCTTCTCCGGGTGTGATCCTGCCGTACTGTACCAGCTGCGGAATCAGGAAAATGGCCAGATAAATGAGCAGGAACGACAGAATTGAGACCGTAAATCGCTTTGTGGTGCTCTTCATGTTATAATATATATGAACTGCAATTATATAACAGAATCGATCCACTAACATACCATAACAGCAAATGTGATCGCAATCAAATTTCCGACATCGTTAAATCTTGTCTGAATATCTGATGATCATGAAGCCTTTCAAACTGGACCAGCTGGATATGGATATCATCGATCTTGTGGAGGAAAACTGTTCGCTGACTTACAATGAGGTTGCTGATAAAACAGGCAAAAATCTCTGGACTGTTCGTGACAGGATGATACTTCTGCGGCAGAGGGGGATCATAAAGTCATGTCGGGCAGAAATTGACTATGGAAAGCTGGGACTTGGATGCAAGGCCATGATAGGCTTCAATGTACCGCCTGAGAGAATAGATGAATTCGTGTCACTTGTCAGGAAGGAGAAGCGTATAAAGAAATTCATGATAACTACAGGTTCCCGAAGATTCCATATCCAGATGGTTGGTGAGGAGTGCGGCGAGGTGAGAAACTACGCCAGAAAAATACTCCCTGACTTTGGAATTTATGATATAGACTTCGAGGTCATACTTGATGAAATACCCTAGAACTCCATCCCATCAATCTGACTTTTCCCATTGAGAGACTGAATGTTCATGGCAATTTTACAAAATTTGCTTCAGTAATGCCCATTATACAATTTATTGCTAACATCCGTTAAGTAGGATACCCTTATTCTTCGCTTATGAGCAATGAAATGGAAGAAATAGAGAGATTTGCAAGATCCACACTTGGAGCTATGCCTGAGGTGATTAAACTTCTGGGCAACCATAACGTGGAAATGGCTAAGGAACAGTTCAGGGAAAACAATACCCTGTATCTTGGGAGGACAAAACTTCCAAAAAAAATTCTCGCACTCACGGCACTTTCAGTGTCTCTGGCCAACGGACAGTCGGATTCTGCAATGATTCACTTCAAACTGGCCCAGAAGTTTGAGGCAAGCATGCTGGAAGTTCTGGATTCAATAAAGGCAGCAAAGATGGCACTCATGTCGTCCACAATGGCACTTATGGGAACCATACAACCCATTGTTGAGAAATACACGGGACCATCTCACAAGAGTGCTGAGATCGAGAGGATACTCAATCACGTTAAGACAGAATCTGGAATGGATTTTCTTCCGGAAAATCTGAGTTCCCTGGCATCAGTGTCATTTAACCTGCTGGAGGAGCATCTCAAGGAAAAGGCAGAATTGATGTCCCCCTTCGAGGTCGAGCAGAAATACCTCTTCCTCATGGCATTTGCAGTGAGTATTTCAATCAGATATGAAGAATGTGCCCGCGTCTATCTGACACAGTTCTTCCTCAATGGCGGGAAGAAAGAGGAGATGGAGGATGCCCTCTTCCTCACCAGATTCATTACAGGAAACCGTGCGCTGACTTCTGCAATGGAGATACTCAAGTGGTAAACCCACATAGTTCATGGATCACATAAAGGAGTGATGATTTTAACATGAGGAAAAGCACGCTTAATCTATTTGGATCTGAGTGGTTTGGCATAGCAATATCGACTCTCGCACTGGCACAGGTTTATATTCTTGCTTTCGGTGAAACGGGTAGCGTTGCCTTCAGGTATGTCGCGGAGGCTTTCTCAATACTGGGAATTTCAATCTTCGTGGTCATATTCGGCATCTGGGTATATCGTGGCTTTGCCATGAAAGATCGGGTATTCTCGCACTGGAACAACCTTACCAGATTGAGTTTCACTGCACTGATTCCAATAATTGGATTCGTTAGCAATTACCAGCTCATATACTTCTTCGGCCTTTCCGGAACCACTGCAGCCCTTTCGGCAGTGGACTTCTACGCAAACTATATCCTTGCACTTGGACTGGGTGTACTATTAGGGTACAGGCTGTACACCAAGGAGATAAATCCGCGGGAAATGAACTACGCCATTGTTATACCGCCCCTTGCAATCGGCACAAGCGTGTTCCTTGCTGGATCCCTCATGAATTTCTATGGGGGAGTGGAAGCACAGACAATGTACTTCCTGGTTCTCATGGGACTTGGAATATTCTTCTTCCTGTTCATATTCATAGGATCACTGGCACTGGCAGGCCATGTCTCCACCAAGGTTCATGAGACGCTGCCTACGACAATGCTGCCCGTGGGAATATCCAGTCTCATAATCATCAACCTCTTTTCACTGGCTGGTTTCGGCAAGATAGACCAGCTGTTCATAGGAGGATCATCTGTGGAATGGCTTTCAGTGTTGCTCTGGGGTTTCGAAGTCTGGAACTTCCTGGTTGTTGTGATTTTGATTTTCACTCATCCTGCCAGAGGGACCCTTGGAGTATGGGCTTACGGATTCCCGCTGGGGCTCTTTGCTACATCAACCATAAAAATTCTCGGATTCACCCATTTCTATGCGCTTCTCTGGGCATACGTAACAATTGCCGTCATTCTCAACATACTCTGGGTTTATGCGTGGCTGAACACTGGAATGTTCCTCAAAAACATGTTCGGCAGGGAAGTTGCTGAGAAACACGCCATTCCTGGGCACAGACCGGAGGAGTAAGAGCTAGAGCAGATACAGAGAAAGAAGCGTGAAGGTCAGGACAGGCAGTGCAATTATAAATCCAACTTTCATGTAATACCCGTAACCAATTTTTATTCCATTTTTACGATCCAGTGTGTGAAGCCACAGAAGTGTTGCAAGAGACCCTATGGGAGTAAATTTTGGCCCTATGTCATTTCCTATGACGTTTGTGTAAATGAGATAATTGGCATTATGAATTGAGGAGATTGATAGTGCACCCAGCATAACGGATGGCATGTTGTTCATGCTTGAGGCCAGGAAGGCAAAAAAATACCCTGAGAATACATATGGAAGTGGGCCTGGCAATGACACAATATGCGACAGTAAAAACACCATAAGTTCAGTGAGGCCATTCAAGCCGAGCCCATAAACTACAAGATACATTCCGAATGAGAATATGACGATCTGCCATGGAGCTTCCCTGATGATCTTAACTGTATCTATATCGCCGCTTGACCTTGCTGAGATCATCACGAAAGCCGCCACAGCAACGGATATGAATGCAATGGGAACGTCATAGATTCCACCAACTGAATAGAGAATTATGAGAACTATTATGACGGGAACACTCATCTTTGCAATGAGTGGAGATCGGATTGCCTCCCGGGGATTTCCAAGAGTTTGGGTTGCATAGTGCGAAATGATTGTTTTCCGGTAGAAGATGTATAGAATGCCAAGGGATGCAGCGATGGATACAAGGTCCGGAAGTATCATCACCCTGGCATAACTCAGGAATGAAATATGGAAATAGGTGGTGCTCACTATATTCACCAGGTTGCTCACCGATAGAGGCAGTGATGCTGAATCCGCAATGAAGCCAGTGGCCATTATGAATGGGAGAATGTATTTCCTCTCCACGTTCATGTTTACAAGCATTTCGTATACTATAGGGGTGAGGATAAGGGCAGTTCCATCATTGGCAAATATTGCGGATATTCCGGACCCAAGAATTATAATAAAGAGGAACAGCAGGTTTCCATGCCCTCCTGCCATGCGTGCAATCTTAAGGGCAGCATACTTGAAGACACCCGCCTCATCCAGTGCAAGTGATATGAGAATTATTGCTATAAATGTGAAAGTTGCGTTCCATACAATGTTCCATACCGCTATGACACTGGAGAAATTTATCATGCCCAGGGCATAGCTGGCAGCCGCCCCAATCAGGGCCGAATATCCAATGCCAATGTTTTTTGGTTTCTTTATGACCAGGAGCAGTGTTATGGCGAAGATCGCAGCGGAAATATAGAAACGGAATGAAAGAATCATTGAAACAACCAGGTTAAGTTTGTAAGTTCAATTCCGTATATTAAAATATGCTAATATACATGTCTGTCCATCAGCGCAGATGCCACATTCTGGGTACTGTTGACATTCTCTACATTCTAAGGCATCTGAGGTTCCTGCCTCATTGATATTACCCGCATCACGATATCCAAAGATTTTGTTCCATCTCCCACTGTTCTTTTCAGGTAGGTTATGCGGATTAAATTTCCCATAGCCCGTGGGTATTTTCTCTTTATTGCCCTCCATCTTTATTATCCTTTAGCAATTCATCTATTCATTGAAGATCGGAGCTTCCCTGCTCATTTTATGTAAGCTTTAATTAGTATATTCGCATATACTGATGCGATATTAACATGACAGGAAAAATAGCAATAGTCATAAACTCAGGACTGGATCAGCGCGCAAAGGTAATATCCGGACTCCACGTTGCAAAGAGGATTCATGATGCAAGAAAGGAGAACGGCATAGACAGAGTCGAAGTTTTCCTCTTCACCGGGGGTGTCAGGTCGCTGGAAAAGGGACAGGACAATGGTGAGGTGCTGGATGCAATCAAGGAACTCAGGGAATCTGGTATAACACTTGAGGCCTGCTCAAACCAGGTCAAGAACTGGAACATGGAAGACATTTTCTCCAGCAACGGAATAGATCTTGAGTTCGCCAGGGATGCATTTTCACGGTATGCTGTTGAAGGATACACGGTAATATCCTTCTGACGGCATCAGGAGCAATGATGACAGAAAAGAATATTCCGGTGTTCACCGTTCTTGACACTGAATCCAGCCATGGAAGGTATTCTCAATCCACCAAGGAAATAACATTTGATGA
This genomic interval carries:
- a CDS encoding Lrp/AsnC family transcriptional regulator; this encodes MKPFKLDQLDMDIIDLVEENCSLTYNEVADKTGKNLWTVRDRMILLRQRGIIKSCRAEIDYGKLGLGCKAMIGFNVPPERIDEFVSLVRKEKRIKKFMITTGSRRFHIQMVGEECGEVRNYARKILPDFGIYDIDFEVILDEIP
- a CDS encoding C4-dicarboxylate ABC transporter; the protein is MRKSTLNLFGSEWFGIAISTLALAQVYILAFGETGSVAFRYVAEAFSILGISIFVVIFGIWVYRGFAMKDRVFSHWNNLTRLSFTALIPIIGFVSNYQLIYFFGLSGTTAALSAVDFYANYILALGLGVLLGYRLYTKEINPREMNYAIVIPPLAIGTSVFLAGSLMNFYGGVEAQTMYFLVLMGLGIFFFLFIFIGSLALAGHVSTKVHETLPTTMLPVGISSLIIINLFSLAGFGKIDQLFIGGSSVEWLSVLLWGFEVWNFLVVVILIFTHPARGTLGVWAYGFPLGLFATSTIKILGFTHFYALLWAYVTIAVILNILWVYAWLNTGMFLKNMFGREVAEKHAIPGHRPEE
- a CDS encoding arsenic transporter; the protein is MILSFRFYISAAIFAITLLLVIKKPKNIGIGYSALIGAAASYALGMINFSSVIAVWNIVWNATFTFIAIILISLALDEAGVFKYAALKIARMAGGHGNLLFLFIIILGSGISAIFANDGTALILTPIVYEMLVNMNVERKYILPFIMATGFIADSASLPLSVSNLVNIVSTTYFHISFLSYARVMILPDLVSIAASLGILYIFYRKTIISHYATQTLGNPREAIRSPLIAKMSVPVIIVLIILYSVGGIYDVPIAFISVAVAAFVMISARSSGDIDTVKIIREAPWQIVIFSFGMYLVVYGLGLNGLTELMVFLLSHIVSLPGPLPYVFSGYFFAFLASSMNNMPSVMLGALSISSIHNANYLIYTNVIGNDIGPKFTPIGSLATLLWLHTLDRKNGIKIGYGYYMKVGFIIALPVLTFTLLSLYLL
- a CDS encoding DsrE family protein is translated as MTGKIAIVINSGLDQRAKVISGLHVAKRIHDARKENGIDRVEVFLFTGGVRSLEKGQDNGEVLDAIKELRESGITLEACSNQVKNWNMEDIFSSNGIDLEFARDAFSRYAVEGYTVISF